In Thioalkalivibrio paradoxus ARh 1, the following are encoded in one genomic region:
- the ccoN gene encoding cytochrome-c oxidase, cbb3-type subunit I — METTADTHKAGAGTHKAEATQETYNYKVVRQFAIMTIVWGVVGMLVGVIIAAQLVWPQLNVHEWLSFGRLRPLHTNAVIFAFGGSALFATSYYIVQRTCQTRLFGGALVGFTFWGWQLVIVLAAITLPLGMTMGKEYAELEWPIAILIAVVWVAYAIVFFGTIIKRKAKHIYVANWFFGAYIITIAMLHIVNNMAIPVTPFKSYSLYPGTMDAMIQWWYGHNAVGFFLTAAFLGMMYYFVPKQAGRPIFSYRLSIVHFWALISLYMWAGPHHLHYTALPDWVQSLGMVFSLMLLAPSWGGMINGIMTLSGAWHKLRTDPILRFLIVALSFYGLATFEGPMMSIKTVNALSHYTDWTIGHVHGGALGWVAMISIGSLYALIPVLFGKERMYSIKAIEWHFWLSTIGTVMYIVSMWISGVMQGLMWRAVNPDGTLTYNFVETLVQMYPYYFLRFLGGAIFFVGMFFMIWNVWKTISGTKPVVHTVPQTAH; from the coding sequence ATGGAAACAACCGCAGATACTCACAAGGCAGGCGCAGGTACCCACAAGGCGGAAGCGACACAGGAGACCTACAACTACAAGGTCGTCCGGCAGTTCGCGATCATGACCATCGTATGGGGTGTGGTCGGAATGCTGGTCGGGGTAATCATTGCGGCGCAGCTGGTCTGGCCGCAGCTCAACGTCCACGAGTGGCTCAGCTTCGGGCGTCTGCGCCCGCTGCACACCAACGCGGTGATCTTCGCCTTCGGCGGCTCCGCGCTGTTCGCCACCTCGTACTACATCGTCCAGCGGACCTGCCAGACACGGCTGTTCGGGGGGGCGCTGGTGGGCTTCACCTTCTGGGGCTGGCAGCTCGTCATCGTGCTGGCCGCGATCACGCTGCCACTCGGCATGACCATGGGCAAGGAATATGCCGAACTCGAGTGGCCGATCGCGATCCTGATCGCGGTGGTCTGGGTCGCCTACGCGATCGTGTTCTTCGGCACGATCATCAAGCGCAAGGCCAAGCACATCTACGTCGCGAACTGGTTCTTCGGCGCCTACATCATCACCATCGCGATGCTGCACATCGTCAACAACATGGCGATCCCGGTGACGCCGTTCAAGTCCTACTCGCTCTACCCCGGAACGATGGACGCGATGATCCAGTGGTGGTACGGGCACAATGCGGTCGGCTTCTTCCTGACCGCGGCGTTCCTGGGGATGATGTACTATTTCGTTCCCAAACAGGCTGGACGCCCGATCTTCTCCTACCGGCTGTCGATCGTGCACTTCTGGGCGCTGATCTCGCTGTACATGTGGGCCGGCCCCCACCACCTGCACTACACCGCGCTGCCTGACTGGGTGCAGTCCCTCGGCATGGTGTTCTCGCTGATGCTGCTGGCGCCGTCCTGGGGCGGCATGATCAACGGGATCATGACCCTGTCCGGGGCCTGGCACAAACTGCGCACGGATCCGATTCTGCGCTTCCTGATCGTCGCGCTGTCGTTCTACGGTCTGGCCACGTTCGAGGGCCCGATGATGTCGATCAAGACCGTGAACGCGCTGTCGCATTACACCGACTGGACCATCGGCCACGTGCACGGGGGTGCGCTCGGCTGGGTGGCGATGATCTCGATCGGCTCGCTGTACGCGCTGATCCCGGTGCTGTTCGGCAAGGAGCGCATGTACTCGATCAAGGCGATCGAGTGGCATTTCTGGCTTTCGACCATCGGCACCGTGATGTACATCGTCTCGATGTGGATCTCGGGCGTGATGCAGGGCCTGATGTGGCGGGCGGTGAACCCCGACGGAACGCTGACGTACAACTTCGTCGAGACTCTGGTGCAGATGTATCCGTACTACTTCCTGCGGTTCCTGGGCGGCGCGATCTTCTTCGTCGGCATGTTCTTCATGATCTGGAACGTCTGGAAGACCATCTCCGGAACCAAGCCGGTCGTGCACACCGTGCCGCAGACTGCACATTGA
- a CDS encoding O-acetylhomoserine aminocarboxypropyltransferase/cysteine synthase family protein, whose amino-acid sequence MKFETQAIHAGFSPDPTTRAVAVPIYQTTSYAFDDTQHGADLFDLKVPGNIYTRIMNPTTDVLEQRVAALEGGVGALAFASGMAAITASLMTLAEAGHNVVTTSTLYGGTYNLFAHTLPRYGIEVRFAPPGDIDAMRGLIDQDTRAVFCESIGNPAGNVADLAALADLAHGHGIPLIVDNTVPSPYLCRPFEHGADVVVHSLTKYMGGHGTTIGGVLVDSGRFPWADHAERFPGLTQPDPSYHGVTYTEAFGPAAYIGRARVVPLRNMGAAISPFNSFQVLQGIETLALRMDRHCENALAVAQFLDRHAAVSWVAYAGLPDHPDHPLARRYMGGRAAGILSFGIRSPHGGRAAGAKFIDALQLVTRLVNIGDAKSLACHPATTTHRQLSAQELERAGVREDMVRLSVGIEHVDDILGDLEQALAAAV is encoded by the coding sequence ATGAAATTCGAGACGCAGGCGATCCACGCCGGTTTCAGTCCGGATCCGACCACCCGGGCGGTAGCCGTGCCGATCTACCAGACGACGTCCTACGCCTTCGACGACACCCAGCACGGCGCGGATCTGTTCGACCTGAAGGTGCCCGGCAACATCTACACCCGGATCATGAACCCGACCACCGACGTGCTCGAGCAGCGCGTCGCGGCACTCGAAGGCGGCGTCGGAGCGCTCGCATTCGCGTCGGGGATGGCTGCGATCACTGCCTCGCTGATGACCCTGGCCGAGGCCGGCCACAACGTGGTGACGACCAGCACGCTGTACGGCGGTACCTATAACCTGTTCGCGCACACGCTGCCGCGCTACGGTATCGAGGTGCGGTTTGCGCCTCCCGGCGATATCGACGCGATGCGTGGACTGATCGACCAGGACACGCGGGCGGTGTTCTGCGAATCGATCGGCAACCCGGCCGGCAACGTGGCCGACCTCGCGGCGCTCGCGGACCTGGCGCACGGGCACGGGATCCCGCTGATCGTCGACAACACCGTGCCTTCCCCGTACCTCTGCCGACCGTTCGAGCACGGAGCCGATGTCGTCGTGCATTCGCTGACCAAGTACATGGGCGGGCATGGCACCACCATCGGCGGAGTGCTGGTCGATTCGGGGCGCTTCCCCTGGGCGGATCACGCCGAGCGCTTTCCGGGTCTGACCCAGCCGGATCCGTCGTATCACGGCGTGACCTACACCGAGGCGTTCGGCCCGGCGGCCTACATCGGCCGCGCGCGGGTGGTGCCGCTGCGCAACATGGGCGCCGCGATTTCGCCGTTCAACAGCTTCCAGGTGCTGCAGGGGATCGAGACGCTGGCGTTGCGGATGGACCGTCACTGCGAGAACGCGCTGGCAGTGGCCCAGTTCCTCGACCGGCATGCCGCCGTGAGCTGGGTGGCCTATGCGGGGCTGCCCGACCATCCCGACCACCCGCTGGCGCGACGCTACATGGGCGGCCGCGCCGCGGGCATTCTCAGTTTCGGAATCCGCAGCCCGCACGGAGGCAGGGCGGCAGGTGCGAAGTTCATCGATGCATTGCAGCTGGTGACGCGGCTGGTGAACATCGGCGACGCCAAGAGCCTGGCCTGCCATCCGGCGACGACCACGCACCGGCAGCTCTCGGCGCAGGAGCTGGAACGGGCGGGGGTCCGCGAAGACATGGTGCGTCTGTCGGTCGGCATCGAACATGTCGACGACATCCTGGGCGACCTGGAACAGGCGCTCGCAGCCGCGGTCTGA
- a CDS encoding DUF2390 domain-containing protein: MSPSPGSPDPPRTPRPERDAFWSFALSAWQHPVVRERLLRWQDRDRIVVLFALFACWYPARLAPAQWAALKQASDRWNSRVTRRIRSLRRRARHLDWPGGYRALQLLELEAERVEAAWLATRACPAPENTLPIDRRFRLARLFPRLPATEIEELLNALGEC, encoded by the coding sequence TTGAGCCCCTCTCCCGGATCGCCTGACCCACCCCGCACCCCGCGACCGGAGCGCGACGCTTTCTGGTCGTTTGCGCTGTCCGCCTGGCAGCACCCCGTGGTCCGCGAGCGTCTGCTGCGTTGGCAGGATCGGGATCGGATCGTGGTGCTGTTCGCGCTGTTCGCCTGCTGGTACCCGGCGCGCCTCGCGCCCGCGCAGTGGGCGGCGCTGAAGCAGGCCTCCGATCGGTGGAACTCGCGCGTGACCCGACGCATCCGGAGCCTCCGGCGGCGCGCGCGACACCTGGACTGGCCAGGGGGTTATCGCGCCCTGCAGCTGCTGGAACTCGAAGCCGAACGCGTGGAGGCCGCCTGGCTCGCCACCAGGGCGTGCCCGGCACCGGAGAACACCTTGCCGATCGATCGCCGGTTCCGGCTGGCACGCCTGTTCCCGCGGCTGCCGGCAACGGAAATCGAGGAGCTGCTGAACGCACTCGGCGAATGCTGA
- the fnr gene encoding fumarate/nitrate reduction transcriptional regulator Fnr, with the protein MTIHASGSCDQCSLKLLCLPVGLPENELWQLDEIVQRRRPIAKGQLLFRMGAPFTSVYAVRTGSLKTVLLADDGTEQVTGFTLAGEMLGLDAINRGRHPVSAVALESTSLCEIPFEKLDLLAGHLPSFRQHLMRTMSREIASDESLLALLGQRNAEQRLSAFLLSLSTRFRARGLMADHFALSMSRADIASHLGLTQETISRLFTQFRKQGLVEIHTRDLTLLDMDSLHRIAGIRFEPLSRIA; encoded by the coding sequence ATGACGATTCATGCTTCGGGTTCCTGTGACCAGTGCTCGCTGAAGCTTCTCTGCCTGCCCGTGGGCCTGCCGGAGAACGAGCTCTGGCAACTCGATGAAATCGTCCAGCGGCGCCGGCCGATTGCGAAGGGGCAGCTGCTGTTCCGCATGGGCGCACCGTTCACCTCGGTCTACGCGGTACGGACCGGCTCGCTGAAGACCGTGCTGCTCGCCGACGACGGCACCGAGCAAGTGACCGGCTTTACCTTGGCCGGCGAGATGCTGGGACTCGATGCGATCAACCGGGGCCGCCACCCGGTCAGCGCGGTGGCCCTGGAATCAACCAGTTTGTGCGAGATCCCGTTCGAAAAGCTCGACCTGCTGGCGGGCCACTTGCCGAGCTTCCGGCAACACCTGATGCGGACGATGAGCCGCGAGATCGCGTCCGACGAATCGCTGCTGGCACTGCTGGGCCAGCGCAACGCGGAACAGCGCTTGTCGGCGTTCCTGCTGAGCCTGTCGACACGGTTCCGCGCACGCGGCCTGATGGCCGACCACTTCGCGCTGAGCATGTCGCGCGCCGACATTGCGAGCCACCTCGGGCTGACGCAGGAGACGATCAGCCGGCTGTTCACCCAGTTTCGCAAACAGGGGCTGGTCGAGATCCACACGCGGGATCTGACCCTGCTCGACATGGACAGCCTGCATCGGATTGCCGGCATCCGGTTTGAGCCCCTCTCCCGGATCGCCTGA
- a CDS encoding 4Fe-4S dicluster domain-containing protein → MTISPQFLPREALDAFLSALRDAGFGRILGPMARDGAITIREIAAAADLPVGMGDHQRPGHYRLTDAGHGRCFAWANGPQALKPLTFAPRETLWRCERDDEGRLVFRDAGARHVPTAVIGVRACDLAALRIQERHFLREPSPDSHYAARRDSLLLVAVHCSHPADTCFCASTGDGPRAESGFDIALSELDEGFLATADTERGREILARLNLAPATPGQRQQADAEIDAAAQRQTRSLPGRNLKDALYARLEHPHWDDIGRRCLSCGNCTAVCPTCFCHAEQDEPALDAGASDHLRQWDSCFTAVHSYMGHFLVREETRLRYRQWLTHKLASWHEQYGRSGCVGCGRCIAWCPVGIDITAEVAALLESGDAQS, encoded by the coding sequence ATGACGATTTCCCCCCAGTTTCTGCCGCGGGAAGCGCTGGATGCCTTCCTGTCGGCGTTGCGCGACGCTGGATTCGGGCGGATTCTGGGGCCGATGGCTCGCGATGGGGCGATCACCATCCGCGAGATCGCTGCAGCGGCGGATCTGCCCGTAGGCATGGGAGACCATCAGCGACCCGGGCACTACCGGTTGACCGACGCCGGGCACGGTCGCTGTTTCGCCTGGGCGAACGGGCCGCAGGCGCTGAAGCCGCTGACCTTTGCCCCGCGCGAAACGCTTTGGCGTTGCGAGCGCGATGACGAGGGCCGGCTGGTTTTCCGCGACGCCGGCGCGCGGCATGTGCCGACCGCGGTCATCGGCGTCCGGGCCTGCGATCTGGCGGCATTGCGGATTCAGGAGCGGCATTTCCTGCGGGAACCCAGTCCCGATTCGCACTATGCCGCACGCCGCGACAGCCTGCTGCTGGTTGCGGTGCACTGCAGTCACCCGGCCGATACCTGTTTCTGCGCTTCGACCGGCGATGGGCCGAGGGCGGAATCCGGATTCGATATCGCGTTGTCCGAGCTCGACGAGGGGTTTCTCGCCACCGCCGATACCGAGCGCGGGCGCGAGATTCTCGCGCGTCTGAATCTTGCACCGGCGACGCCCGGACAACGCCAACAGGCCGATGCCGAGATCGACGCGGCCGCGCAACGCCAGACGCGGAGCTTGCCCGGGCGGAACCTGAAGGACGCGCTGTATGCGCGCCTCGAACACCCACACTGGGACGACATCGGCCGCCGCTGTCTGTCCTGCGGGAATTGCACCGCGGTCTGCCCGACCTGCTTCTGCCATGCCGAGCAGGACGAGCCGGCGCTGGACGCGGGCGCTAGCGATCACCTGCGCCAGTGGGACAGTTGTTTCACTGCCGTGCACAGCTACATGGGGCATTTCCTGGTGCGCGAGGAGACCCGGCTGCGCTACCGCCAGTGGCTGACGCACAAGCTGGCGTCCTGGCACGAACAGTACGGGCGCTCCGGCTGCGTCGGCTGCGGGCGCTGCATTGCCTGGTGCCCGGTGGGGATCGATATCACCGCCGAGGTCGCGGCGCTACTGGAGTCCGGCGATGCGCAGTCCTGA
- a CDS encoding FAD/NAD(P)-binding protein — protein sequence MRSPDRPVEVEVVERIEETPTIYTLHLRFTDPEIEREYRCQPGQFNMLYLYGVGEIPISIVSDPDVQGPVEHTIRSVGRVTRGMERLKVGDRMGLRGPYGRGWPLEEAEGRDVVFVTGGLGCAPLVSLIRYVIERRERFRRIVILQGVKHTDDLIWRRQYERWEMLSDVQVLLASDVGGPNWPYSVGKVTVLFSQAAIDPERSIVMLCGPEIMMKSSIERLLALHVPPEAIWLSIERNMQCGIGHCGHCQLGPYFVCHDGPVFHYPALRPWLGVTGF from the coding sequence ATGCGCAGTCCTGACCGGCCGGTCGAGGTCGAGGTGGTGGAGCGGATCGAGGAAACACCGACGATCTACACCTTGCACCTGCGTTTCACCGATCCCGAGATCGAGCGGGAGTACCGATGCCAGCCGGGACAGTTCAACATGCTGTACCTCTACGGCGTTGGCGAGATCCCGATCTCGATCGTGTCCGATCCCGATGTGCAGGGGCCGGTGGAGCACACGATCCGGTCGGTGGGCCGGGTCACGCGGGGCATGGAACGGCTGAAGGTCGGTGACCGCATGGGTCTGCGCGGTCCCTACGGTCGCGGCTGGCCGCTCGAGGAAGCCGAGGGACGCGATGTCGTGTTCGTGACCGGGGGGCTGGGCTGCGCGCCGCTGGTTTCGCTGATCCGGTATGTGATCGAGCGCCGCGAGCGCTTTCGGCGGATCGTGATCCTGCAGGGCGTGAAGCATACCGACGACCTGATCTGGCGCCGCCAGTACGAGCGCTGGGAGATGCTTTCGGACGTGCAGGTGCTGCTTGCGTCCGATGTCGGCGGCCCGAACTGGCCGTACAGCGTCGGCAAGGTCACCGTGCTGTTCAGCCAGGCGGCGATCGATCCCGAGCGCAGCATCGTGATGCTCTGCGGCCCCGAGATCATGATGAAGTCGTCGATCGAGCGCCTGCTGGCGCTGCATGTGCCGCCGGAGGCGATCTGGCTCAGCATCGAGCGCAACATGCAGTGCGGGATCGGCCATTGCGGGCACTGCCAGCTCGGACCGTACTTCGTCTGCCACGACGGGCCTGTATTCCACTACCCGGCGCTGCGCCCCTGGCTCGGCGTGACCGGCTTCTGA
- a CDS encoding NADH-quinone oxidoreductase subunit B family protein, whose amino-acid sequence MATSERILPISALDRFNARAQPRPRVAVHKFSSCDGCQLAFLNAGEALLQLAEQVDIVHFAEAGPVDPEGAVDLAFVEGSISTAEEAERIRKVRENSRYLVSIGACATSGGLQALRNFNAAGVAEWTDAIYAQPEFIQSLDMATPVAEHVKVDLELWGCPVNARQVFQALRQLLFGVAPVVDKDKLCVECKRQQHVCVLVAQGKPCLGPVTHTGCGALCPAFGRDCYACFGPAENPNTAALARRFEGLGLLPEAVSRRFRFINSHAPSFRAEWLKWQAPE is encoded by the coding sequence ATGGCGACCAGCGAACGGATTCTGCCGATCAGCGCACTGGACCGGTTCAATGCGCGTGCGCAGCCGCGCCCCCGGGTTGCAGTGCACAAGTTCAGTTCCTGCGATGGCTGTCAGCTTGCGTTCCTGAACGCGGGCGAGGCGCTGTTGCAGCTCGCGGAACAGGTCGACATCGTGCATTTCGCCGAGGCCGGGCCAGTCGATCCCGAGGGCGCGGTCGACCTGGCCTTCGTCGAAGGCAGCATCTCGACCGCAGAGGAGGCCGAGCGCATCCGCAAGGTGCGGGAGAACAGCCGGTACCTGGTCAGCATCGGCGCCTGTGCGACCTCCGGCGGGTTGCAGGCACTGCGGAACTTCAATGCCGCGGGTGTCGCCGAATGGACCGACGCGATCTATGCCCAACCCGAGTTCATCCAGAGCCTGGATATGGCAACGCCGGTCGCCGAGCACGTGAAGGTCGATCTCGAGCTGTGGGGCTGCCCGGTGAATGCACGCCAGGTGTTCCAGGCACTGCGCCAACTGCTGTTCGGGGTCGCGCCGGTGGTCGACAAGGACAAACTCTGCGTCGAATGCAAGCGCCAGCAGCACGTCTGCGTGCTGGTCGCGCAGGGCAAACCCTGCCTGGGTCCGGTCACGCACACCGGCTGCGGGGCGCTGTGCCCGGCGTTCGGACGCGACTGCTACGCCTGTTTCGGCCCGGCCGAAAACCCGAATACCGCCGCACTGGCGCGCCGCTTCGAGGGGCTGGGCCTGCTGCCCGAGGCAGTCTCCCGGCGCTTCCGTTTCATCAACAGCCATGCGCCATCGTTCCGTGCCGAGTGGCTGAAATGGCAGGCGCCGGAATGA
- a CDS encoding Ni/Fe hydrogenase subunit alpha — translation MSDQREIRIEVPVLARVEGEGALELTASGGRIEELRLRIFEPPRYFEKFLEGRGADEVLDVVARICGICPVAYQMTAVQALENAFGVEPSTWVRDLRRLMYCGEWLQSHALHIHLLALPDFLGFDNAIAMAEKHPEAVRRGLRLQRLGNDLIRLFGGRSVHPVGMRMGGFHRAPDPERAAGVLAELRDALPDAEALVAFTAGLELPDDMQDFTSVALRHENEYPMYSGRIVSDRGLDLAVHEYPEHFEESHVAHSTALYAHLHGQPYLVGPLARLNLNHDRLSPPARAALAATGLRMPSRNMFHSVIARAVELHEAVLQAIELLERYRPREPAFSPVAPGAGQGSGATEAPRGLLWHQYRLDAQGKVAHAQIVPPTSQNQARIEDDLRRSLEHFGLHHDDDALRLHGEMVIRNYDPCISCATHFLKVRVRRR, via the coding sequence ATGAGCGACCAGCGCGAGATTCGCATCGAAGTGCCGGTTCTGGCGCGAGTCGAGGGCGAGGGTGCGCTGGAGTTGACGGCCTCCGGCGGCAGGATCGAGGAACTGCGCCTGCGCATCTTCGAGCCGCCGCGCTACTTCGAGAAGTTCCTGGAGGGCCGGGGGGCTGACGAAGTCCTCGACGTGGTGGCACGGATCTGCGGGATCTGCCCGGTCGCCTACCAGATGACCGCGGTTCAGGCGCTGGAGAACGCCTTCGGGGTCGAGCCTTCGACCTGGGTCCGTGATCTGCGCCGGCTGATGTACTGCGGCGAGTGGCTGCAGAGCCATGCGCTGCACATCCACCTGCTGGCGCTGCCCGATTTCCTCGGCTTCGACAACGCGATCGCGATGGCGGAGAAGCACCCGGAAGCAGTGCGCCGGGGTCTGCGCCTGCAGCGCCTGGGCAACGATCTGATCCGGTTGTTCGGGGGGCGTTCGGTGCACCCGGTGGGGATGCGCATGGGCGGCTTCCACCGGGCACCCGACCCGGAACGCGCCGCCGGGGTGCTGGCGGAACTCCGCGACGCGTTGCCGGACGCCGAGGCGCTGGTGGCGTTCACCGCCGGTCTCGAGCTGCCCGACGATATGCAGGACTTCACTTCAGTGGCGCTGCGCCACGAGAACGAATACCCGATGTACTCGGGCCGGATCGTATCGGACCGCGGGCTGGATCTCGCGGTGCACGAGTACCCCGAGCATTTCGAGGAATCCCATGTCGCGCATTCGACCGCGCTGTACGCCCACCTGCACGGGCAGCCCTATCTGGTCGGGCCGCTGGCGCGGCTGAACCTGAATCACGACCGGCTGTCGCCGCCGGCGCGAGCCGCGCTCGCGGCCACCGGCCTGCGTATGCCGAGCCGCAACATGTTTCATTCAGTGATCGCGAGGGCGGTCGAACTGCACGAAGCGGTGCTGCAGGCGATCGAGCTGCTGGAACGGTACCGGCCGCGGGAGCCCGCCTTTAGCCCCGTCGCCCCCGGGGCCGGGCAGGGAAGCGGGGCGACCGAGGCGCCGCGCGGCCTCCTCTGGCACCAGTACCGGCTCGATGCCCAGGGCAAGGTCGCGCACGCGCAGATCGTCCCGCCGACGTCGCAGAACCAGGCGCGCATCGAGGACGACCTGCGCCGTTCACTCGAGCACTTCGGGCTGCACCACGACGACGATGCGTTGCGCCTGCATGGCGAAATGGTGATCCGCAACTACGATCCCTGCATCTCCTGCGCGACGCACTTCCTGAAGGTCCGCGTCCGGCGGAGGTGA
- a CDS encoding hydrogenase maturation protease, whose product MGRSSGTMPVRPPAQRWRILGVGSPAAGDDLGWAAIERLRDAGLDRRAELEALDRPGPALIDRFEPSTNVILIDAIQAGLPPGSVRELSVDEVIARARVASTHDLGLAETLLLARALGVLPARLHLIGIEAGAANGDRGWRAKALRDVLDRVRVLLF is encoded by the coding sequence ATGGGGCGTTCGAGCGGCACGATGCCCGTGCGGCCGCCGGCGCAGCGCTGGCGGATCCTGGGGGTGGGGTCGCCGGCCGCCGGCGACGACCTCGGCTGGGCGGCAATCGAACGGTTGCGCGACGCGGGTCTCGACCGTCGGGCCGAGCTCGAAGCGCTGGACCGTCCGGGTCCGGCACTGATCGACCGTTTCGAGCCCTCGACGAACGTGATCCTGATCGACGCGATCCAGGCCGGCCTGCCGCCCGGCAGCGTGCGGGAATTGAGCGTCGACGAGGTGATCGCACGCGCACGCGTCGCGTCGACCCACGATCTCGGTCTGGCCGAAACCCTGCTGCTTGCCCGAGCGCTGGGTGTACTTCCGGCGCGACTGCATCTGATCGGCATCGAGGCGGGTGCGGCCAACGGGGACCGCGGATGGCGCGCCAAGGCGTTGCGTGACGTGCTCGACCGTGTCCGCGTGCTGCTTTTCTGA